Proteins co-encoded in one Octopus sinensis linkage group LG6, ASM634580v1, whole genome shotgun sequence genomic window:
- the LOC115213126 gene encoding cell cycle checkpoint protein RAD1 isoform X1: MKQIVSTPEEGNSGRQRGAMALSTKHSDNDDQYLLVAKLDNVRNMSNLLKAVNFKDVATVFASELGLKVTVEDFKCIQGNAFIQSAIFHEYTIKEEQLTFKINLNVLLECLTIFGSSSVTGVMTSLKMCYSGYGSPLMLILEEDGVLTDCSIKTMEPEEVLDFDFCTENVVNKIIMKSECLREAFSELDMTSSVLEFLLSPDPPYFRMSTFGNAGRTHSDFPRDSDMIESFQCQATQTNRYKISLLKPSVKALAISSRVSIRVDKRGFLSLQFMIKNEDGQVCFVEFYCVPDEDEEPEE; this comes from the exons ATGAAGCAAATTGTTTCCACCCCGGAAGAAGGCAACAGCGGTAGGCAACGTGGTGCGATGGCGCTTTCTACGAAACATTCTGATAACGACGACCAATATTTACTGGTGGCTAAATTGGACAATGTCCGCAATATGTCCAATCTTCTCAAGGCCGTCAACTTCAAAGAT GTTGCCACAGTTTTTGCTAGTGAGCTTGGTCTGAAGGTGACAGTTGAGGACTTCAAATGCATCCAAGGCAATGCTTTCATACAGTCGGCCATATTTCATGAATACACAATCAAAGAAGAACAGTTGACCTTCAAAATCAACCTTAATGTTCTATTG GAGTGTCTGACTATTTTTGGTAGCAGCTCAGTCACTGGTGTGATGACCAGTCTCAAGATGTGCTACAGTGGTTATGGGTCACCACTAATGCTGAT ACTGGAGGAAGATGGTGTCCTCACAGACTGCAGCATCAAAACTATGGAACCAGAGGAAGTTTTGGACTTTGATTTCTGCACTGAGAACGTTGTCAACAAAATCATCATGAAG TCAGAATGTCTTCGTGAAGCATTCAGTGAATTAGATATGACCAGTAGTGTTTTAGAGTTTCTTCTCTCGCCTGATCCACCATACTTCAGGATGTCTACGTTTGGAAATGCTGGACGCACACAT TCTGATTTTCCGCGAGATTCTGATATGATTGAATCTTTCCAGTGCCAGGCTACCCAGACTAATAG gtaTAAAATCTCGCTTTTAAAGCCATCAGTGAAAGCACTGGCCATCTCTTCACGTGTTTCCATCAGGGTTGACAAACGTGGCTTCCTTTCTCTCCAGTTTATGATAAAAAATGAAGATGGACAAGTCTGTTTTGTGGAGTTTTAT TGTGTTccagatgaagatgaagaaccaGAAGAATGA
- the LOC115213126 gene encoding cell cycle checkpoint protein RAD1 isoform X2, which translates to MKQIVSTPEEGNSGRQRGAMALSTKHSDNDDQYLLVAKLDNVRNMSNLLKAVNFKDVATVFASELGLKVTVEDFKCIQGNAFIQSAIFHEYTIKEEQLTFKINLNVLLECLTIFGSSSVTGVMTSLKMCYSGYGSPLMLILEEDGVLTDCSIKTMEPEEVLDFDFCTENVVNKIIMKSECLREAFSELDMTSSVLEFLLSPDPPYFRMSTFGNAGRTHSDFPRDSDMIESFQCQATQTNR; encoded by the exons ATGAAGCAAATTGTTTCCACCCCGGAAGAAGGCAACAGCGGTAGGCAACGTGGTGCGATGGCGCTTTCTACGAAACATTCTGATAACGACGACCAATATTTACTGGTGGCTAAATTGGACAATGTCCGCAATATGTCCAATCTTCTCAAGGCCGTCAACTTCAAAGAT GTTGCCACAGTTTTTGCTAGTGAGCTTGGTCTGAAGGTGACAGTTGAGGACTTCAAATGCATCCAAGGCAATGCTTTCATACAGTCGGCCATATTTCATGAATACACAATCAAAGAAGAACAGTTGACCTTCAAAATCAACCTTAATGTTCTATTG GAGTGTCTGACTATTTTTGGTAGCAGCTCAGTCACTGGTGTGATGACCAGTCTCAAGATGTGCTACAGTGGTTATGGGTCACCACTAATGCTGAT ACTGGAGGAAGATGGTGTCCTCACAGACTGCAGCATCAAAACTATGGAACCAGAGGAAGTTTTGGACTTTGATTTCTGCACTGAGAACGTTGTCAACAAAATCATCATGAAG TCAGAATGTCTTCGTGAAGCATTCAGTGAATTAGATATGACCAGTAGTGTTTTAGAGTTTCTTCTCTCGCCTGATCCACCATACTTCAGGATGTCTACGTTTGGAAATGCTGGACGCACACAT TCTGATTTTCCGCGAGATTCTGATATGATTGAATCTTTCCAGTGCCAGGCTACCCAGACTAATAGGTAA